The following proteins are co-located in the Apis mellifera strain DH4 linkage group LG11, Amel_HAv3.1, whole genome shotgun sequence genome:
- the LOC410331 gene encoding transcription elongation factor SPT6-like (The RefSeq protein has 1 substitution compared to this genomic sequence) translates to MADYLDAEAEESEEEEELDVNERKKLKKLKAMQDSDDEDDDEEDEGEVPGLIDDNPIEDDNDGEDSDGSDYSRKRKKSDDEDFDDRLEDEDYDLLEENLGVKVERKRRFKRLRRIQDEESEGEEEREVDDERDAIANELFQGSGEEDEERSEVSHRGEVEGFDEEESEDEDDFIVDGDGIPIAEKRKKKKPIFSDAALQEAQDIFGIDFDYDEFGKYGEDEFEDEEDEEEDDYIHDEIEDRPRRSKQHLKKRSTKKSIFEVYEPSELIRGHFTDIDNEIRITDIPERMQLRAIPITSTVEGSDELDLEAEWIYKQAFCQPTISIQDAHLNEEAKERARKGPQTVNKIKKALDFMRNQNFEVPFISFYRKEYVLPELNINDLWKIYKFDMKWCQLKQRKENLLKLFEKMRNFQLDEIMKHPDAPLPDNIRIIKDDDIERLKNIQTFEELNDIYRHFMLYYNEDVSVMQEDVRKKEKEAQKKAKLEKRKQQIEKAEENGEDLPEEIADVDDEEEEIDELLKKPIRKGPYYICKKAGLDGFAKRFGLSPEHFAENLRDNYQRHEVDQDPTEPAIVANDFCSAIFNTNEEVLKAAQLMVAIQLAHEPLVRKCVREMYMERAKLSIKPTKKGIKEIDEAHAIYGLKYLKNKPVRDLVGDQFLKLIIAEEDKLVILSFSDIIEGNTSNNYIDEIKQLYYRDEFSKSVQDWNTLRTGSVEIALNRIIIPQLKKELRSNLLIEAKECVMKACCRKMYNWIKIAPYTCEFPEEDDEEWNTSKGIRVMGIAYVPDPSQAAFTCIISPDGECTDYLRLPHILKRKNSFRDNEKILKEADLLAIKNFIATKKPHVVVVSGETREALMIVSDIKECISNLMEEEQYPSIQVEICDNELAKVYANSNRSISEFRDYPELLRQAISLARRIQDPLLEFSQLCTIDEEILCLKYHSLQDQLSKEDLIENLYLEFINRINEVGVDLNRAVQQPYTANLVQFVCGLGPRKGQALIKILKQTNQRLENRTQLITACHMGPKVFVNCAGFIKIDTNSLGDSTEAYVEVLDGSRVHPETYEWARKMAVDALEYDDEDANPAGALEEILESPERLKDLDLDAFAEELERQGFGNKCITLYDIRAELNCRYKDLRISYQSPNTEKLFDILTKETPETFYVGKLVLATVVGISHRKPQGEQLDQANPVRNDETGLWQCPFCLKNDFPELSEVWNHFDAGACPGKATGIRLRLDNGISGYIHVKNLSDKHVANPEERVRVGQVIHCRIIKIEVERFSVECTSKTSDLVDKNHEWRPQRDVYYDTEAEDKDIKTEEDTKKVQQRQTYVKRVIIHPNFYNIGFAEVEKLMQTMKQGEAIIRPSSKGADHLTVTWKVTDNIYQHIDIREEGKENTFSLGRSLWIGNEEFEDLDEIIARHINPMSAYVSELIDFKYYKPNIEGIKDKAEEILKEQKKQNPGGIPYIVSAAKNYPGKFLLSYLPRTRCRHEYITVSPDGFRFRGQMFSRLSDLFRWFKEHFRDPIPGQSTPGTPHGAMTSRTPYNGTTPGVNGVNPDAIQRVAQNMPHHMLHSLSKVANHTPHHYPPYTPGAASVSNYGVYGSTPYTPSGQTPFMTPYHTPHHTPHHPQTPSHAQGPFLQPIPPAMNSNSHRTARSHRSVSNSSNATNWSKAAEAWARSKQSTSKEFTPKYDESRKTPRNQEIQNERATPRNRTPSVRTPSVRTPSYKSPRGTPFTNSSPRSMSLSGDGTPLYDES, encoded by the exons atggcaGATTATTTAGATGCTGAAGCAGAAGAAAGTGag gaggaggaggaactaGATgttaacgaaagaaaaaaacttaaaaaattaaaagctaTGCAAGATAGTGATGATGAAGATGACGATGAAG AAGATGAAGGAGAAGTTCCAGGGCTTATTGATGATAATCCAATTGAAGATGATAATGATGGAGAAGATAGCGATGGATCTGATTATTCTagaaaacgtaaaaaaagCGATGATGAAGATTTTGATGATCGTTTAGAGGATGAAGATTATGATCtacttgaagaaaatttaggAGTTAAAGTTGAAAGG aaacgtCGTTTTAAACGTTTGCGAAGAATACAAGATGAAGAAtcagaaggagaagaagaaagagaagtagATGATGAAAGAGATGCTATTgcaaatgaattatttcaagGCTCTGgagaa GAAGATGAAGAAAGAAGTGAAGTTAGTCACAGAGGTGAAGTGGAAGGATTTGACGAAGAAGAAAGTGAAGATGAGGATGATTTCATTGTGGATGGTGATGGAATACCTATAgctgagaaaagaaagaagaaaaaacctATTTTTTCTGATGC TGCTTTACAAGAAGCTCAAGATATTTTTGGTATAGATTTTGATTATgatgaatttggaaaatatggaGAAGATGAGtttgaagatgaagaagatgaagaagaagatgattaTATTCATGACGAGATAGAAGATCGACCAAGACGGTCAAAACAACATCTTAAAAAAAGGAGtacaaaaaaaagtatctttgAAGTATATGAACCTAGCGAACTTATACGCGGTCATTTTACTGATATAGACAATgag attcgtATAACAGACATTCCTGAACGCATGCAACTTCGCGCTATTCCTATTACATCAACTGTAGAAGGTTCAGATGAATTAGATCTTGAAGCAGAATGGATATACAAACAGGCATTTTGTCAACCGACAATTTCAATACAAGATGCTCATCTCAATGAAGAAGCCAAAGAAAGAGCTAGAAAAGGCCCTCAAACGgtcaacaaaattaaaaaagcttTAGATTTCATGCGTAATCAAAACTTTGAAGTtccatttatatcattttatagaaaagaatatgTTTTACCagagttaaatattaatgatttgtggaaaatttataagtttgATATGAAATGGTGTCAACTTAaacaaagaaaggaaaatttattgaaattgtttgaaaaaatgagaaattttcaattagacGAGATTATGAAACATCCAGATGCTCCATTACCTGATAACATACGAATTATTAAAGATGATGATATTGAACGACTTAAAAATATCCAGACTTTTGAAGAACTGAATGATATTTATCgacattttatgttatattataatgaggATGTATCAGTTATGCAAGAAGATGTAcgcaaaaaagagaaagaagcgcAAAAAAAAGCTAAattggagaaaagaaaacaacaGATCGAGAAAGCTGAAGAAAATGGAGAAGATCTTCCTGAAGAAATTGCAGATGTagatgatgaagaagaagaaatagacgaattattaaaaaaaccaaTTAGGAAAGGtccttattatatttgtaaaaaggcTGGTTTAGATGGATTTGCTAAAAGATTTGGTCTCTCTCCAGAACATTTTGCTGAAAATCTTCGAGATAATTATCAACGCCATGAAGTAGATCAAGATCCAACAGAACCTGCAATAGTAGCAAATGATTTTTGTTCAGCAATTTTTAACACAAATGAAGAAGTACTTAAAGCTGCACAATTAATGGTTGCAATTCAATTAGCGCATGAACCATTAGTGCGCAAATGTGTTAGAGAAATGTATATGGAGAGAgcaaaattatctataaaaccaactaaaaaaggaataaaagagaTAGATGAGGCTCATGCCATTTAtggattaaaatatcttaaaaataagcCTGTACGAGATCTTGTTggtgatcaatttttaaaactaattatagcagaagaagataaattagTTATACTTTCCTTTAGTGATATAATAGAAGGAAATACtagcaataattatattgatgaaataaagCAACTATATTATAGAGATGAGTTTAGTAAAAGTGTACAGGATTGGAATACATTAAGAACTGGTAGTGTTGAAATAGCTTTAAATCGTATTATAATACcgcaattgaaaaaagaattacgatCTAATCTTTTAATAGAGGCAAAAGAATGCGTTATGAAAGCTTGTTGCCGTAAAATGTacaattggataaaaattgcTCCATATACTTGTGAATTTCCTGAAGAAGATGATGAAGAATGGAATACTAGTAAAGGAATTCGTGTGATGGGTATAGCTTATGTGCCTGATCCATCTCAAGCTGCTTTTACTTGCATAATTTCTCCAGATGGAGAATGTACTGATTATTTAAGATTACCACATATATTAAAAcgtaaaaatagttttagagataatgaaaaaatattgaaagaagcTGATTTAttagcaattaaaaattttattgccaCAAAAAAACCACATGTTGTGGTAGTAAGTGGTGAAACTAGAGAAGCATTAATGATAGTAAGTGATATAAAAGAATGTATATCTAATCTCATGGAGGAAGAACAATATCCTTCAATTCAAGTTGAAATATGTGATAATGAACTTGCTAAAGTTTATGCAAATAGTAATAGAAGTATATCTGAATTTAGAGATTACCCAGAACTATTAAGACAAGCTATATCTTTAGCAAGGAGAATACAAGATCCTTTGTTAGAGTTCTCTCAATTATGTACAATTGATGAAGAAATTCTGTGCCTTAAATATCATTCTTTGCAAGATCAACTTTCTAAAGAGGatcttatagaaaatttatatttagaatttataaatcgtaTAAATGAAGTGGGAGTAGATTTAAATAGAGCAGTTCAACAGCCTTATACAGCAAATTTAGTACAATTTGTATGTGGTTTAGGACCCAGAAAAGGACAAGCTCTGATTAAGATTTTAAAGCAAACTAATCAAAGATTAGAAAATAGAACTCAACTTATAACAGCATGTCATATGGGACCTAAAGTATTTGTCAACTGTGctggttttattaaaattgatacaaataGTTTAGGGGACAGCACAGAGGCATATGTAGAAGTTCTAGATGGTTCGCGTGTACATCCGGAAACATATGAATGGGCTAGAAAAATGGCAGTAGATGCTTTAGAATATGATGATGAAGATGCAAATCCTGCTGGAGCTTTAGAAGAAATTCTTGAATCACCAGAAAGATTAAAGGATTTAGATCTAGATGCATTTGCAGAAGAACTTGAAAGACAGGGTTTTGGAAATAAGTGCATTACTCTTTATGATATAAGAGCTGAACTTAATTGTAGATACAAAGATCTTCGTATATCTTATCAATCTCCAAatactgaaaaattattcgatattttgacTAAAGAAACTCCAGAAACTTTTTATGTTGGTAAATTAGTTTTGGCTACAGTTGTTGGTATAAGTCATAGAAAACCACAAGGAGAACAATTAGATCAGGCAAATCCTGTTCGAAATGATGAAACTGGATTGTGGCAATGtccattttgtttaaaaaatgattttccagAATTGTCTGAAGTATGGAATCATTTTGATGCCGGTGCATGTCCAGGGAAAGCAACTGGAATTCGTTTACGATTAGATAATGGAATATCCGGTTATattcatgtaaaaaatttatctgacAAACATGTCGCTAATCCAGAAGAAAGAGTACGTGTTGGACAAGTAATTCATTGTCGTATAATAAAGATCGAAGTAGAACGATTTAGCGTTGAATGTACTAGCAAAACCAGCGATCTAGTTGATAAAAATCATGAATGGAG acCGCAGCGAGACGTTTATTATGATACAGAAGCAgaagataaagatataaaaactgAAGAGGATACTAAGAAAGTGCAACAAAGACAAACTTATGTAAAAAGAGTTATAATTCAtcccaatttttataatattggttTTGCtgaagttgaaaaattaatgcaaaCTATGAAACAAGGAGAAGCAATAATACGACCTAGTAGTAAAGGAGCTGATCATTTGACTGTAACATGGAAAGTTACAGACAATATTTATCAACATATTGATataagagaagaaggaaaagaaaatacattcTCTTTGGGTCGCAGTTTGTGGATTGGCAATGAAGAATTTGAAGATTTAGATGAAATTATTGCAAGACATATTAATCCAATGTCTGCCTATGTTTCGGAactaatagattttaaatattataaaccaaATATAGAGGGTATTAAAGATAAagcagaagaaattttaaaggaacaaaaaaaacaaaatcctGGTGGAATACCATATATTGTATCTGCTGCTAAA aattatcctggaaaatttttactttcgtaTTTACCACGAACTCGTTGTCGTCATGAATATATCACTGTGTCACCTGATGGATTTCGATTTAGAGGTCAAATGTTCAGTAGATTAAGCGATTTATTCCGTTGGTTTAAGGAACATTTTAGAGATCCTATACCAGGTCAAAGTACACCTGGTACTCCACATGGAGCTATGACTTCTAGAACACCATATAATGGTACTACTCCTGGAGTAAAtg gaGTAAATCCAGATACAATACAGAGAGTGGCACAAAATATGCCACATCATATGCTACATTCTCTTTCAAAAGTAGCAAATCATACTCCACATCATTATCCACCATATACTCCAGGTGCTGCTAGTGTCAGTAATTATGGTGTTTATGGAAGTACACCATATACACCTTCCGGGCAAACTCCGTTTATGACTCCATATCATACACCACATCATACACCTCATCATCCACAAACACCCAGTCATGCTCAAGGACCATTTTTACAACCAATTCCTCCTGCAATGAATTCAAATTCACATAGAACTGCAAGATCTCACAGATCTGTTTCTAACTCTTCTAATGCAACGAATTGGTCAAAAGCCGCGGAAGCATGGGCTCGATCAAAGCAATCTACTTCCaaagaatt taCTCCAAAATATGACGAATCTAGGAAAACGCCACGAAatcaagaaattcaaaatgaaaggGCAACTCCACGCAATAGAACACCATCTGTTCGTACTCCATCTGTTCGTACTCCGTCTTACAAATCTCCTAGAGGAACTCCATTTACAAATTCTAGTCCTCGGAGTATGTCTCTAAGTGGAGATGGTACTCCTTTATATGATGAAAGTTGa